A stretch of Paracoccus sp. MA DNA encodes these proteins:
- a CDS encoding ABC transporter ATP-binding protein has protein sequence MHDFFARMIDAFRPAEGPPPRSLLAFFRWCLSGAWPGLTIAAVASALSGIADIVSAVLLGWVVDAVVTTTPGTILGEKGGLIAGFVLFFLVVRPAIFGLSTASSSVIIGPNLFPLVLSRLHRWTMGHAVTFFDNDFAGRIAQKQTQTARAVTDVATEFVNVVAFALASIIGSAAFLVSVDGWGAVAMLAWLMAYVLLIRFFLPRIRTRSASRASARAMVTGQVVDTITNIKTVKLFAHAEHEDRAALGAMAGFRERALDFGRVSTWFRFSLMFVAGALPVVLIGGTLMLWSEGLATAGDIAAAGAISMRLAQMTGWVSMALMGVWGSIGEVEDGMKTLSPPHALTDAPDAVALDRVAGRIDFDHVDFAYGRDTTREGGGGIRDLDLHIAPGEKLGVVGASGAGKSTMVSLLLRLYDVERGAVRVDGHDVRAVTQESLRRNIAMVTQETAMFNRSARENILYGRPDATEEEIVAAARAAEAHDFILTLQDHMGRTGYDAHLGERGVKLSGGQRQRIALARALLKDAPILVLDEATSALDSEVEAQVQEALHRAMQGKTVLAIAHRLSTIAELDRIVVLESGRIVEQGSHAELLALDGTYARYWNRQSGGFLGTDEHEETTEAAE, from the coding sequence ATGCATGATTTCTTCGCCCGCATGATCGACGCCTTCCGCCCGGCCGAGGGCCCGCCGCCGCGCAGCCTGCTGGCCTTCTTCCGCTGGTGCCTGTCCGGGGCCTGGCCGGGCCTGACCATCGCCGCCGTGGCCTCGGCGCTCAGCGGCATCGCGGATATCGTCTCGGCGGTGCTGCTGGGCTGGGTGGTCGATGCCGTCGTCACCACCACGCCCGGCACGATCCTGGGCGAAAAGGGCGGGCTGATCGCCGGCTTCGTGCTGTTCTTCCTGGTGGTGCGCCCGGCGATCTTCGGCCTCTCCACCGCCTCTTCCAGCGTCATCATCGGGCCGAACCTGTTCCCGCTGGTGCTGTCGCGGCTGCACCGCTGGACCATGGGCCACGCGGTGACCTTCTTCGACAACGACTTTGCCGGCCGCATCGCCCAGAAGCAGACCCAGACCGCCCGGGCGGTGACCGATGTGGCGACGGAATTCGTCAACGTGGTGGCCTTCGCGCTGGCCTCGATCATCGGCTCGGCCGCCTTCCTGGTCTCGGTGGACGGCTGGGGCGCGGTGGCGATGCTGGCCTGGCTGATGGCTTATGTCCTGCTGATCCGCTTCTTCCTGCCGCGCATCCGCACCCGCTCGGCCAGCCGGGCCTCGGCGCGGGCCATGGTGACGGGGCAGGTGGTGGACACGATCACCAACATCAAGACCGTGAAGCTTTTCGCCCATGCCGAGCACGAGGACCGCGCCGCGCTTGGCGCCATGGCCGGATTCCGCGAACGGGCGCTGGATTTCGGCCGCGTCAGCACCTGGTTCCGCTTTTCGCTGATGTTCGTCGCCGGCGCCCTGCCGGTGGTACTGATCGGCGGCACGCTGATGCTGTGGAGCGAGGGGCTGGCGACGGCCGGCGACATCGCCGCCGCCGGCGCGATCTCGATGCGGCTGGCGCAGATGACCGGCTGGGTCAGCATGGCGCTGATGGGCGTCTGGGGCAGCATCGGCGAGGTCGAGGACGGCATGAAGACCCTGTCGCCGCCCCATGCCCTGACCGACGCCCCCGATGCGGTCGCGCTTGACCGCGTGGCAGGGCGCATCGACTTCGACCATGTCGATTTCGCCTATGGCCGCGACACGACGCGGGAAGGCGGCGGCGGCATCCGCGACCTCGACCTGCATATCGCCCCGGGCGAGAAGCTGGGCGTGGTCGGCGCCTCGGGCGCGGGCAAGTCCACCATGGTCTCGCTGCTGCTGCGGCTTTACGACGTGGAACGCGGCGCGGTGCGGGTGGACGGCCATGACGTGCGCGCGGTGACGCAGGAAAGCCTGCGCCGCAACATCGCCATGGTCACGCAGGAAACCGCGATGTTCAACCGCTCGGCGCGCGAGAACATCCTTTACGGCCGCCCCGACGCGACCGAGGAGGAGATCGTGGCGGCGGCCCGGGCGGCCGAGGCGCATGATTTCATCCTGACGCTGCAGGACCACATGGGCCGCACCGGCTACGACGCCCATCTGGGCGAACGGGGCGTCAAGCTGTCCGGCGGGCAGCGCCAGCGCATCGCGCTGGCCCGCGCGCTCTTGAAGGACGCGCCGATCCTGGTCCTGGACGAGGCGACCTCGGCGCTGGACAGCGAGGTCGAGGCGCAGGTGCAGGAGGCGCTGCACCGCGCCATGCAGGGCAAGACCGTGCTGGCCATCGCGCACCGGCTCTCGACCATCGCCGAGCTGGACCGCATCGTCGTGCTGGAATCCGGCCGCATCGTCGAGCAGGGCAGCCATGCCGAACTGCTGGCGCTGGACGGCACCTATGCCCGCTACTGGAACCGCCAGTCCGGCGGCTTCCTGGGCACCGACGAGCACGAGGAAACCACCGAGGCCGCCGAGTGA
- a CDS encoding CCA tRNA nucleotidyltransferase: protein MTRLTAPFLDDPALKQVLAALSAEGAQALIVGGAVRNALLGEPVADVDISTSAPPAEAIRLAEAAGLRTVPTGIEHGTVTVIADGRGFEVTSFRRDVETFGRRAVVAYSNRIEDDAHRRDFTMNALYATGSGEVLDPVGGLPDLAARRLRFVGDPRARIAEDYLRILRFFRLLAWYGREAELHALAACRELREGLTGISRERIGHEIRKLLDAPDPSRAVALMAEAGVLPLVLPGADAGDLPELVEIEQEFGTGALPRWPRRLALLAPRDAAGALRLSREEARVQDHIAAALALPAPAAAYRLGRAAAAQSVLIRAARGDRPAFGWCHELARGAEAKFPLTARDLMPELSGPALGEALRRAEDAFVASDFTLPREALLRIALQQEARA, encoded by the coding sequence ATGACCCGCCTGACCGCCCCTTTCCTCGACGATCCGGCCCTGAAGCAGGTGCTGGCCGCGCTTTCCGCCGAAGGCGCGCAGGCGCTGATCGTCGGCGGCGCGGTCCGAAACGCGCTTCTGGGCGAGCCGGTGGCGGATGTGGACATCTCGACCTCGGCCCCGCCCGCAGAGGCGATCCGCCTGGCCGAGGCCGCCGGGCTGCGCACCGTGCCCACCGGCATCGAACACGGCACGGTCACCGTCATCGCCGATGGCCGCGGCTTCGAGGTCACCAGTTTTCGCCGCGATGTCGAGACCTTCGGCCGCCGCGCCGTCGTCGCCTATTCCAACCGGATCGAGGACGACGCCCATCGCCGCGACTTCACCATGAACGCGCTTTACGCCACCGGCTCGGGCGAGGTGCTGGACCCGGTGGGCGGCCTGCCCGACCTGGCCGCGCGCCGGCTGCGCTTCGTCGGCGACCCGCGCGCCCGCATCGCCGAGGACTATCTGCGCATCCTGCGCTTCTTCCGCCTGCTGGCCTGGTATGGGCGCGAGGCCGAGCTGCATGCGCTCGCCGCCTGCCGCGAGCTGCGCGAAGGGCTGACCGGCATCTCCAGGGAACGCATCGGGCACGAGATCCGCAAGCTGCTGGACGCCCCCGACCCGTCCCGCGCCGTGGCGCTGATGGCCGAGGCCGGGGTGCTGCCTCTGGTCCTGCCCGGCGCCGATGCCGGCGACCTGCCGGAACTGGTCGAGATCGAGCAGGAATTCGGCACCGGCGCCCTGCCCCGCTGGCCGCGCCGTCTGGCCCTGCTGGCGCCGCGGGATGCCGCGGGCGCCCTGCGGCTGTCGCGGGAGGAAGCCCGCGTGCAGGACCACATCGCCGCCGCGCTGGCCTTGCCCGCGCCGGCCGCGGCCTATCGCTTGGGCCGCGCCGCCGCGGCGCAATCGGTGCTGATCCGCGCCGCCCGCGGCGACAGGCCCGCCTTTGGCTGGTGCCACGAGCTGGCGCGCGGGGCCGAGGCGAAATTCCCGCTGACCGCCCGCGACCTGATGCCCGAACTTTCCGGCCCCGCCCTGGGCGAGGCGCTGCGCCGGGCCGAGGACGCCTTTGTCGCAAGCGATTTCACCCTGCCGCGCGAGGCCCTGCTGCGGATCGCGCTGCAACAGGAGGCCCGGGCCTGA
- a CDS encoding CAP domain-containing protein — protein MLKLSTLALVSVLALAACQQPQQQLGPDGQPLPVAYKITPREEAQIPGRIAGQINALRANIAAPGVVQNPMLDAAAKVHARDMAAQNRAWHFGSDGSSPLDRVRRQGYMGHLVGENISETYENEITTLNAWMQNRDTRDVIMDPRAAEFGVGWYQEPSGKIWWVLITGGGAGAPTAMAGGFAPGAGI, from the coding sequence ATGCTGAAACTCTCCACCCTGGCGCTCGTGTCGGTTCTGGCCCTTGCGGCCTGCCAGCAGCCGCAGCAGCAACTCGGCCCCGATGGCCAGCCGCTGCCGGTCGCCTACAAGATCACGCCGCGCGAAGAGGCGCAGATCCCCGGCCGGATCGCCGGCCAGATCAATGCGTTGCGCGCCAATATCGCGGCGCCCGGCGTGGTGCAGAACCCGATGCTGGACGCGGCGGCCAAGGTGCATGCCCGCGACATGGCGGCGCAGAACCGCGCCTGGCATTTCGGCTCGGACGGCTCGTCGCCGCTGGATCGGGTGCGGCGCCAAGGCTACATGGGCCATCTGGTCGGCGAGAACATCTCGGAAACCTATGAGAACGAGATCACCACGCTGAATGCCTGGATGCAGAATCGCGACACGCGCGACGTGATCATGGATCCGCGCGCCGCGGAATTCGGCGTCGGCTGGTATCAGGAGCCGTCAGGCAAGATCTGGTGGGTGCTGATCACCGGCGGCGGGGCGGGTGCGCCGACGGCCATGGCGGGCGGCTTCGCGCCGGGCGCCGGCATCTGA
- the hemH gene encoding ferrochelatase: MTLAEHAPASHPPIPARKIGVLIANLGTPDATDYWSMRRYLSEFLSDKRVIDYPAWKWQPLLQTVILTKRPFTSGANYKTIWNNEANESPLMTITKEQAAALRDRAAALWGDRVMVDFCMRYGNPSTPDVVERMVKAGCDRILFFPLYPQYAGATTATANDQFFRALMAQKWQPASRTVPPYFDRPDYIAALAGSVERALGGRQPRKLVASYHGMPKRYLLEGDPYHCQCQKTSRLLRERLGWDEGAIDTTFQSVFGTEEWLRPYTVEHVAELARQGITEIAVISPAFSADCIETLEEIQGEIREAFIHAGGKEFTYIPCLNAEPAHIDVLTAVIGENLAGWV, encoded by the coding sequence ATGACCCTTGCCGAGCACGCCCCCGCCAGCCACCCTCCGATTCCCGCCCGCAAGATCGGCGTGCTGATCGCCAATCTGGGCACGCCCGACGCGACCGATTACTGGTCGATGCGGCGCTATCTGTCCGAGTTCCTGTCGGACAAGCGGGTGATCGACTACCCGGCCTGGAAATGGCAGCCGCTGCTGCAGACCGTCATCCTGACCAAGCGGCCCTTCACCTCGGGGGCGAACTACAAGACCATCTGGAACAACGAGGCGAATGAAAGCCCGCTGATGACCATCACCAAGGAACAGGCGGCGGCGCTGCGGGACCGGGCGGCGGCGCTGTGGGGCGACCGGGTGATGGTCGATTTCTGCATGCGCTACGGCAATCCCTCGACCCCCGACGTGGTCGAACGCATGGTCAAGGCGGGCTGCGACCGCATCCTGTTCTTCCCGCTTTATCCGCAATATGCGGGGGCGACGACGGCGACGGCGAACGACCAGTTCTTCCGGGCGCTGATGGCGCAGAAATGGCAGCCGGCCTCGCGCACCGTGCCGCCCTATTTCGACCGGCCGGACTATATCGCGGCGCTGGCCGGCTCGGTCGAGCGTGCCTTGGGCGGCCGCCAGCCCCGCAAGCTGGTCGCCAGCTATCACGGCATGCCGAAACGCTATCTGCTGGAGGGCGACCCCTATCATTGCCAGTGCCAGAAGACCTCGCGCCTGCTGCGCGAGCGGCTGGGCTGGGACGAGGGCGCGATCGACACCACCTTCCAGTCGGTCTTCGGCACCGAGGAATGGCTGCGCCCCTATACGGTCGAGCATGTGGCCGAGCTGGCGCGGCAGGGCATCACCGAGATCGCGGTGATCTCGCCGGCGTTTTCCGCCGATTGCATCGAGACGCTGGAAGAGATCCAGGGCGAGATCCGCGAGGCCTTCATCCATGCCGGCGGCAAGGAGTTCACCTATATCCCCTGCCTGAACGCCGAGCCCGCGCATATCGACGTGCTGACCGCGGTGATCGGCGAGAACCTGGCGGGGTGGGTCTGA
- a CDS encoding murein L,D-transpeptidase family protein, with the protein MIRAIRAFFAVVAVAVVASCGGGDSLQPSKTYQGPPITQIVVKKADRKMYLVSGKEVVKSYKIHLGNQPVGPKRFEGDGRTPEGLYFVDRFNPRSRYHLSVGISYPSAQDVANAAAMGLRPGGDIFIHGLGPEGKALNRPDWTAGCIAVTDEEIEEIFTMLRPGVPIFIYP; encoded by the coding sequence ATGATTCGGGCAATTCGCGCATTTTTCGCGGTTGTCGCGGTTGCCGTTGTGGCAAGCTGCGGCGGTGGCGACAGCCTGCAACCCAGCAAGACCTATCAGGGTCCGCCGATCACGCAGATCGTGGTGAAGAAGGCCGATCGCAAGATGTATCTGGTCAGCGGCAAGGAAGTCGTCAAAAGCTACAAGATCCATCTCGGCAACCAGCCGGTCGGACCCAAGCGGTTCGAAGGCGACGGCCGCACGCCCGAGGGCCTGTATTTCGTCGACCGCTTCAATCCGCGCAGCCGCTACCACCTGTCGGTCGGGATCTCCTATCCCTCGGCGCAGGACGTGGCCAATGCGGCGGCCATGGGACTGCGGCCGGGCGGCGACATCTTCATCCATGGCCTGGGCCCCGAGGGCAAGGCGCTGAACCGCCCGGACTGGACCGCCGGCTGCATCGCCGTCACCGACGAGGAGATCGAGGAGATCTTCACCATGCTGCGGCCGGGCGTGCCGATCTTCATCTACCCCTAG
- a CDS encoding CoA pyrophosphatase: MTAIRETLMRALSGTTGPSSDFDFGGAPAPAEVALRPAGVLAAFDAADGRLVLTKRASSLRHHPGQIALPGGKVDPGDADEVAAALREAHEEVGLDPARVEVLGTMPPHRTITGFAMTPVLALIHGPFIPIPEAGEVEEVFTVPFAHVADPASYHIEGRIWRGARRDYYVAPWGPYYIWGATARVLHSLATRISTRLSA, encoded by the coding sequence ATGACGGCGATCCGCGAGACATTGATGCGGGCCCTGTCGGGAACGACGGGGCCCTCGTCCGATTTCGACTTCGGCGGCGCCCCCGCGCCGGCCGAGGTCGCGCTGCGCCCCGCCGGGGTGCTCGCCGCCTTCGACGCCGCGGACGGGCGGCTGGTCCTGACCAAGCGCGCCTCGAGCCTGCGCCACCATCCCGGCCAGATCGCCCTGCCCGGCGGCAAGGTCGATCCCGGCGATGCCGACGAGGTCGCCGCCGCCCTGCGCGAGGCGCATGAGGAGGTGGGCCTCGATCCCGCCCGGGTCGAGGTGCTGGGCACCATGCCGCCGCATCGCACCATCACCGGTTTCGCCATGACCCCTGTGCTGGCGCTGATCCACGGCCCCTTCATCCCGATCCCCGAGGCCGGAGAGGTCGAGGAAGTGTTCACCGTCCCCTTCGCCCATGTCGCCGATCCGGCCAGTTACCACATCGAGGGCCGGATCTGGCGCGGCGCGCGGCGGGACTATTATGTCGCCCCCTGGGGGCCCTATTATATCTGGGGCGCCACCGCCCGCGTGCTGCATTCGCTCGCCACCCGGATTTCAACCAGGCTTTCCGCATGA
- the rpe gene encoding ribulose-phosphate 3-epimerase, whose translation MTFDRRIKIAPSILSADFANFGQECRAVEDQGADWVHVDVMDGHFVPNLTFGPAMCKAIRPHIRGVMDVHLMIAPVDPYIEAFAEAGSDIITVHVEAGPHVHRTLQAIRGAGARAGLALNPGTPAEAARPLLDDIDLICVMTVNPGFGGQKFIHSQIEKVRDLRAMIGDRPVHIEIDGGVDPTTAPLVAAAGADVLVAGSAVFRGGSVSNSAPYGENIRAIREAAEAALR comes from the coding sequence ATGACGTTCGACCGCCGCATCAAGATCGCGCCTTCGATCCTTTCCGCGGATTTCGCCAATTTCGGCCAGGAATGCCGGGCGGTCGAGGATCAGGGCGCCGACTGGGTCCATGTCGACGTGATGGACGGGCATTTCGTGCCCAACCTGACCTTCGGTCCCGCCATGTGCAAGGCGATCCGGCCGCATATCCGCGGCGTGATGGACGTGCATCTGATGATCGCGCCCGTCGATCCCTATATCGAGGCCTTCGCCGAGGCGGGCAGCGACATCATCACCGTCCATGTCGAGGCCGGGCCGCATGTCCACCGCACGCTTCAGGCCATTCGCGGCGCCGGCGCCAGGGCCGGGCTGGCGCTGAACCCGGGCACGCCCGCCGAGGCGGCGCGGCCGCTGCTGGACGATATCGACCTGATCTGCGTGATGACGGTGAACCCCGGTTTCGGCGGGCAGAAGTTCATCCACAGCCAGATCGAGAAGGTGCGTGACCTGCGTGCCATGATCGGCGACCGGCCGGTGCATATCGAGATCGACGGCGGGGTCGATCCCACCACCGCGCCGCTGGTCGCGGCGGCGGGGGCGGATGTGCTGGTCGCCGGCTCGGCGGTGTTCCGGGGCGGTTCGGTGTCGAACAGCGCACCCTATGGCGAGAACATCCGCGCCATCCGCGAGGCCGCCGAGGCCGCCCTGCGTTGA
- a CDS encoding YjhX family toxin: MNISRNEQRALHVLALGGRILHERVDSAKITSVTCVTREGMILAGFDLAVFTRLRRKGLIESRSGSPYRISKRGRSSVRAQLDNQGA, translated from the coding sequence ATGAACATCTCACGAAATGAACAACGTGCGCTGCACGTCCTGGCCCTTGGCGGCCGTATCCTGCACGAGCGCGTCGACAGCGCCAAGATCACCTCCGTGACATGCGTCACGCGCGAGGGGATGATCCTTGCCGGCTTCGATTTGGCCGTCTTCACCCGATTGCGGCGGAAAGGGCTGATCGAATCCCGGTCAGGCAGCCCGTATCGGATCTCGAAACGCGGCCGCTCCTCTGTTCGCGCGCAGCTCGACAATCAGGGGGCCTGA
- a CDS encoding class I SAM-dependent RNA methyltransferase has protein sequence MIWTVERLGRKGDGVAVGTGGRALAALTLPGEVIEGEAEDGRIASPRIVTPAPERVRPPCPHYRACGGCALMHGSEAFVKAWKVGVVTQALRAQGLSAPIAGVHVSPPRSRRRAVLSGRRTKKGALLGFHARASEVIVDIADCHVLRPAIQSALPLLRRLVAAGASRAGELSLTVTDTPAGLDVAVAGGKPMEPGLFQTLSALADEGDLARLSWDGQSITRRPPALPMGRAQVVPPPGGFLQATAEGEAALLAALRDMLRGAGRVLDLFAGCGTFTLPLAEAAEVHAVEGLAAPLQALDAAARRSPGLRRITTEIRDLARRPLLPDELAYDAIVIDPPRAGAEAQARELARSGVGRLAWVSCDPVTFARDARILAEGGLALTRLFVVDQFRWSPHVETAAEFRRR, from the coding sequence GTGATCTGGACCGTCGAGCGGCTGGGCCGCAAGGGTGATGGCGTGGCGGTCGGGACCGGGGGCCGCGCGCTGGCGGCGCTGACCCTGCCCGGCGAGGTGATCGAGGGCGAGGCCGAGGACGGCCGCATCGCCAGCCCGCGCATCGTGACGCCTGCGCCCGAACGGGTGCGGCCGCCCTGCCCGCATTACCGCGCCTGCGGCGGCTGCGCGCTGATGCACGGCTCCGAGGCTTTCGTGAAGGCCTGGAAGGTCGGCGTGGTGACCCAGGCGCTGCGCGCGCAGGGGCTTTCCGCGCCGATCGCGGGGGTGCATGTCTCGCCGCCGCGCTCGCGCCGGCGGGCGGTGCTGTCGGGGCGGCGGACGAAGAAGGGCGCGCTGCTGGGCTTTCACGCCCGCGCCTCGGAGGTGATCGTGGACATTGCCGATTGCCATGTGCTGCGGCCCGCCATCCAGTCGGCCCTGCCGCTGCTGCGGCGGCTGGTCGCCGCCGGCGCCTCGCGCGCGGGCGAGCTGTCGCTGACCGTGACCGACACGCCGGCCGGGCTGGACGTGGCGGTGGCCGGCGGCAAGCCGATGGAGCCGGGGCTGTTCCAGACCCTGTCGGCGCTGGCCGACGAGGGCGACCTCGCGCGGCTCAGTTGGGACGGCCAAAGCATTACCCGCCGCCCGCCGGCGCTGCCGATGGGGCGGGCGCAGGTCGTGCCGCCGCCGGGCGGTTTCCTGCAGGCCACCGCCGAGGGCGAGGCGGCGCTGCTGGCCGCCCTGCGCGACATGCTGCGCGGCGCCGGCCGGGTGCTGGACCTGTTCGCCGGCTGCGGCACCTTCACCCTGCCCCTGGCCGAGGCGGCCGAGGTCCATGCCGTCGAGGGCCTTGCCGCGCCGCTGCAGGCGCTGGACGCCGCCGCCCGCCGCAGCCCCGGCCTGCGCCGAATCACGACCGAGATTCGCGACCTTGCCCGCCGGCCGCTGCTGCCCGACGAGCTGGCCTATGACGCAATCGTGATCGACCCGCCGCGCGCCGGGGCCGAGGCGCAGGCGCGCGAGCTGGCCCGTTCCGGGGTGGGCAGGCTCGCCTGGGTCAGCTGCGATCCCGTCACTTTCGCCCGCGATGCGCGGATTCTCGCCGAGGGCGGGCTGGCGCTGACGCGGCTCTTCGTGGTCGATCAGTTCCGCTGGTCGCCGCATGTCGAGACCGCGGCGGAATTCCGCCGGCGCTAG
- a CDS encoding Hsp33 family molecular chaperone HslO, with protein sequence MTETKDLSWDDSVLPFQLERSGMRGRAARLGPVLEHILSRHDYPVAVSAMVAELTALTALIGQTIKLRWKLSLQVRGNGAIRTIATDYYAPETEGGPARMRAWASFDADRLHEGLPGFDQLGQGYFAVLIDQGEGTTPYQGLTPLAGGSLATCAQTYFEQSEQLPTRFELTVGRARMPGQAEEHWRAGGIMLQTLPAASHAAPEGGTLQSADILQGAQSEDWNRSSMLMATVEAMELVDPALPLPNLVFRLFHEEEPTAFEVQDLVFGCSCNADRVRGTLSIYSAKDIAHMTNEDGIVTADCQFCGAHYEFDPQSLGFEATVDAEGNPLPQAGAGENRAAL encoded by the coding sequence ATGACCGAAACGAAGGATCTTTCCTGGGACGACAGCGTGCTGCCCTTCCAGCTGGAGCGCTCGGGCATGCGCGGCCGCGCCGCGCGTCTCGGGCCGGTGCTCGAACATATCCTGTCGCGCCACGACTATCCGGTCGCGGTCAGCGCCATGGTGGCGGAGCTGACCGCCCTGACCGCGCTGATCGGCCAGACCATCAAGCTGCGCTGGAAACTGTCGCTGCAGGTGCGCGGCAACGGGGCCATCCGCACCATCGCCACCGACTATTACGCCCCCGAGACCGAGGGCGGTCCGGCCCGCATGCGCGCCTGGGCCAGCTTCGACGCGGACCGGCTGCACGAGGGCCTGCCCGGCTTCGACCAGCTCGGCCAGGGCTATTTCGCGGTGCTGATCGACCAGGGCGAGGGCACGACCCCCTACCAGGGCCTGACGCCCCTGGCCGGCGGCTCGCTTGCCACCTGCGCGCAGACCTATTTCGAACAGTCCGAGCAGCTGCCGACCCGCTTCGAGCTGACGGTGGGCCGCGCGCGCATGCCGGGCCAGGCCGAGGAGCACTGGCGCGCCGGCGGCATCATGCTGCAGACCCTGCCCGCCGCCAGCCATGCCGCGCCCGAGGGCGGCACGCTGCAATCCGCCGACATCCTGCAGGGCGCGCAATCCGAGGACTGGAACCGCAGCAGCATGCTGATGGCCACGGTCGAGGCGATGGAGCTGGTCGATCCCGCCCTGCCCCTGCCGAATCTGGTCTTCCGCCTGTTCCACGAGGAGGAACCGACCGCCTTCGAGGTTCAGGACCTGGTCTTCGGCTGTTCCTGCAATGCCGACCGGGTGCGCGGCACGCTGTCGATCTATTCCGCCAAGGACATCGCCCACATGACCAACGAGGACGGCATCGTCACCGCCGATTGCCAGTTCTGCGGCGCGCATTACGAATTCGACCCGCAAAGCCTCGGCTTCGAGGCGACCGTGGATGCCGAGGGCAATCCCCTGCCGCAAGCCGGGGCCGGGGAAAACCGGGCCGCGCTTTGA
- a CDS encoding L,D-transpeptidase: MITPKNPVSRRKFLTASVAMGAAGLAAPAIAQSFDPYTGQPLQGTAGGATPDAGMVQYDAGQDSRRNISSFRMQDWQPYFSTLTNGAILVDLTSRALHYWSEDQTVYKLFPTSVPVSPDLTRTGRTEIIKKVEGPSWAPTPEMKKRNPEWPDFVPPGPDNPLGTHALWLSWQYYRIHGTHDTRKIGRKSSNGCIGLYNEHIKQLYDLTKIGTQVLLI, translated from the coding sequence ATGATCACGCCGAAAAATCCGGTCTCGCGCCGGAAATTTCTGACCGCCTCGGTGGCGATGGGCGCGGCAGGGCTGGCGGCGCCGGCCATCGCGCAGTCCTTCGACCCCTATACCGGCCAGCCGCTGCAGGGCACGGCGGGCGGCGCCACCCCGGATGCGGGCATGGTGCAATACGACGCCGGGCAGGATTCGCGCCGCAACATCTCCAGCTTCCGCATGCAGGACTGGCAGCCCTATTTCAGCACCCTGACCAACGGCGCCATCCTCGTGGACCTGACCTCGCGCGCGCTGCATTACTGGTCCGAGGACCAGACGGTCTACAAGCTGTTCCCGACCTCGGTCCCGGTCAGCCCCGACCTGACCCGCACCGGCCGCACCGAGATCATCAAGAAGGTCGAGGGCCCGAGCTGGGCGCCCACCCCCGAGATGAAGAAGCGCAACCCCGAATGGCCGGATTTCGTGCCGCCGGGGCCGGACAACCCGCTGGGCACCCATGCGCTGTGGCTGAGCTGGCAGTATTACCGCATCCACGGCACGCATGACACGCGCAAGATCGGCCGCAAGTCCTCGAACGGCTGCATCGGCCTTTACAACGAGCATATCAAGCAGCTCTACGACCTGACCAAGATCGGCACCCAGGTGCTGCTGATCTGA